The following are from one region of the Natronosporangium hydrolyticum genome:
- a CDS encoding DivIVA domain-containing protein: MSQFLLVVAVALTVGGVVFGVTMLLSGDDRGLRRAEPDGRAVPLPEDRPLLETDVANARFDPALRGYRMAQVDVALRRAAYDIGYKEELIRVLQAEVAALRAGRTEEAHALQRARDAALAQVAALEAEPAAESAAAIEAELTAEPEATLAAESPPESELAGEPDGAGRGAP, encoded by the coding sequence GTGAGTCAGTTTCTGCTAGTCGTCGCCGTCGCGTTGACCGTCGGCGGGGTGGTGTTCGGGGTCACGATGTTGCTGTCGGGTGATGACCGTGGTCTGCGGCGGGCGGAGCCGGACGGCCGGGCAGTGCCGCTCCCCGAGGACCGGCCGTTACTCGAGACGGACGTGGCCAATGCCCGGTTCGACCCGGCGCTGCGCGGTTACCGTATGGCGCAGGTCGATGTGGCGCTGCGCCGGGCCGCGTACGACATCGGTTACAAGGAGGAGCTGATCCGGGTGTTGCAGGCGGAGGTGGCGGCGCTGCGCGCCGGCCGGACCGAAGAGGCGCACGCCCTGCAGCGGGCGCGGGATGCGGCCCTGGCGCAGGTGGCGGCGCTAGAGGCGGAGCCGGCGGCCGAGTCGGCGGCGGCGATCGAGGCGGAGCTAACGGCCGAGCCGGAGGCGACGCTGGCCGCGGAGTCGCCGCCGGAGTCGGAGCTGGCCGGCGAGCCGGACGGCGCTGGGCGGGGCGCTCCGTGA
- a CDS encoding NADH-quinone oxidoreductase subunit A — protein sequence MEGYLGSYATLGLLLAAGVLFLAAAFGANRLLRPARPAGPPGKTESYECGVDPVGGDWAQAQVRYYVYAFLFVIFAVEAVFLFPWAVIFAEPGFGVVTVVEMGIFVGILALGILYAWRRRVLHWT from the coding sequence GTGGAGGGCTACCTCGGCTCGTACGCGACGCTCGGCCTGCTGCTGGCGGCCGGGGTGCTGTTCCTGGCCGCGGCCTTCGGCGCGAACCGGCTGCTGCGCCCGGCGCGGCCGGCCGGCCCACCGGGCAAGACCGAGTCGTACGAGTGTGGCGTGGACCCGGTCGGCGGCGACTGGGCGCAGGCCCAGGTGCGTTACTACGTCTACGCGTTCCTGTTCGTCATCTTCGCGGTAGAGGCGGTCTTTCTCTTCCCGTGGGCAGTGATCTTCGCCGAGCCCGGATTTGGCGTGGTGACCGTGGTGGAGATGGGGATCTTCGTGGGGATCCTGGCGCTCGGCATCCTCTACGCTTGGCGGCGCCGGGTGCTGCACTGGACCTGA
- a CDS encoding GNAT family N-acetyltransferase, translating to MELSWLDPQQPDQRDLAGAVAVLAAATAADTPSFPLPTVSGFAARLRYGFAGEPRLAAVARTGAGGDRVLGVLRLTLPRWDNTHLADVTVTVDPAYRRRGLGRALFDAGVAQVREQGRRLVCATCLDQPGPAAFLTAMGLTHAYTEALRRQDLSALDPDRFAAAEAEAEAGPGADEYELLRLPGPVPDDLLAAVVAVTGAINDAPTGELEIEDEVFTPERLRAYERAAAGCGRRLYRVVARHRPSGELAGQTVVAVDAEHPWRAGQDDTSVAAAHRGHRLGLRLKLAMLRLLAEAEPQVRELDTGNAADNAHMIRVNELLGYELYANELEWQRHL from the coding sequence ATGGAGTTGTCGTGGCTCGATCCGCAGCAGCCGGACCAGCGGGATCTCGCCGGGGCGGTGGCCGTGCTGGCGGCCGCCACCGCCGCCGACACCCCGAGCTTTCCGCTGCCCACCGTCTCCGGCTTCGCCGCCCGGTTGCGTTACGGCTTCGCCGGGGAGCCGAGGCTGGCCGCGGTCGCCCGGACCGGCGCCGGTGGCGACCGGGTGCTCGGCGTGCTCCGGTTGACGCTGCCCCGGTGGGACAACACCCACCTCGCCGACGTCACGGTCACCGTCGATCCGGCGTACCGGCGGCGCGGGCTGGGCCGGGCGCTCTTCGACGCGGGCGTGGCGCAGGTGCGGGAGCAGGGGCGCCGGCTGGTCTGCGCCACCTGCCTGGACCAGCCCGGACCGGCGGCGTTCCTCACCGCGATGGGGTTGACGCACGCCTACACCGAGGCGTTGCGGCGGCAGGACCTCAGCGCGCTCGACCCGGACCGGTTCGCCGCCGCCGAGGCCGAAGCCGAAGCTGGCCCGGGCGCCGACGAGTACGAGCTGCTTCGGCTGCCGGGCCCGGTCCCGGATGACCTGCTGGCGGCGGTGGTGGCGGTGACCGGGGCGATCAACGACGCCCCCACCGGGGAGCTGGAGATCGAGGACGAGGTCTTCACCCCGGAGCGGCTCCGGGCGTACGAGCGGGCAGCGGCCGGCTGTGGGCGGCGGCTCTACCGGGTGGTGGCGCGGCACCGGCCGAGCGGTGAGCTGGCCGGCCAGACCGTGGTGGCGGTGGATGCCGAGCATCCGTGGCGGGCCGGGCAGGACGACACCAGCGTGGCGGCGGCGCACCGCGGGCACCGGCTGGGGCTGCGGCTGAAGCTGGCGATGCTGCGGCTGCTCGCCGAGGCGGAGCCGCAGGTGCGCGAGCTCGACACCGGCAACGCCGCCGACAACGCCCACATGATCCGGGTCAACGAGCTGCTCGGGTACGAGCTCTACGCGAACGAACTGGAGTGGCAGCGGCACCTGTGA
- a CDS encoding RNA polymerase sigma factor, with translation MSSPDLDEQVERAVDAIWRIESGRVVAAVARTVGGDVGLAEDLAQDALVAALAQWRETGVPENPGAWLTTVAKRRAIDHFRRRQRERERVEQLGQELLTAAGDDPELTRLGEPDFGDDLLRLIFVSCHPVLSPDARAALTLRLLGGLRTSEIAHGFLVPEPTIAQRIVRAKQTLARAAVPFEVPDQTELPERLASVLEVVYLIFNEGYSASSGDEWLRPELTDEALRLGRRLAALLPAEPEVHGLVALMELQASRNRARVAPDGSPVRLLEQDRARWDRLLIRRGLAALRRAEAAAGRAGPYQLQAAIAACHARALTPEQTDWARIAALYGELGALTGSPVVALNRAVAVAQAQGPAAGLALVDELVDEPALRGYHLLPAVRGELLSQLGREQAARAEFARAAELTDNARERQLLRERAAGP, from the coding sequence GTGAGCAGTCCTGACCTCGACGAGCAGGTTGAGCGGGCGGTCGACGCGATCTGGCGGATCGAGTCGGGCCGGGTGGTGGCCGCGGTGGCCCGGACGGTCGGCGGGGATGTCGGGCTCGCCGAGGACCTGGCCCAGGACGCACTGGTGGCGGCGCTGGCGCAGTGGCGGGAGACCGGCGTGCCGGAGAACCCCGGGGCGTGGCTGACCACAGTGGCCAAACGGCGGGCGATCGACCACTTTCGGCGCCGGCAACGCGAGCGTGAGCGGGTCGAGCAGCTGGGCCAGGAACTGCTGACCGCCGCCGGCGACGATCCGGAGCTGACTCGGCTCGGTGAGCCCGACTTCGGCGACGACCTGCTGCGACTGATCTTCGTCTCGTGCCATCCGGTGTTGTCCCCGGATGCCCGCGCGGCGCTGACGTTGCGGCTGCTCGGCGGGTTGCGCACCAGCGAGATCGCCCACGGCTTCCTGGTGCCGGAGCCGACCATCGCGCAGCGGATCGTGCGCGCCAAGCAGACGCTCGCCCGCGCCGCGGTGCCGTTCGAGGTGCCCGATCAGACGGAGCTGCCGGAGCGGCTGGCCTCGGTGCTGGAGGTCGTCTACCTGATCTTCAACGAGGGTTACTCCGCTTCCAGCGGCGACGAATGGTTGCGGCCCGAGCTGACCGACGAGGCGCTGCGGCTCGGTCGTCGACTGGCCGCGCTGCTGCCGGCCGAGCCGGAGGTGCACGGCCTGGTCGCGCTGATGGAGCTGCAGGCCTCCCGGAACCGGGCGCGGGTGGCCCCCGACGGGTCGCCGGTGCGGCTGCTGGAGCAGGACCGGGCCCGATGGGATCGGCTGCTGATCCGCCGCGGGTTGGCGGCGTTGCGGCGGGCGGAGGCGGCGGCGGGCCGCGCCGGGCCGTACCAGTTGCAGGCGGCGATCGCCGCCTGCCATGCCCGGGCACTGACCCCGGAGCAGACCGACTGGGCGCGGATCGCCGCGCTCTACGGGGAGCTCGGTGCGCTCACCGGTTCGCCGGTGGTGGCGCTGAACCGGGCGGTGGCGGTCGCCCAGGCCCAGGGTCCGGCGGCGGGCCTCGCGCTGGTCGACGAGCTGGTCGACGAGCCGGCGCTGCGCGGATACCATCTGCTGCCGGCGGTGCGGGGTGAACTGCTGTCGCAGCTCGGCCGGGAGCAGGCGGCGCGGGCGGAGTTCGCGCGCGCCGCGGAGCTGACTGACAATGCCCGCGAGCGACAGCTGCTGCGGGAGCGCGCCGCGGGCCCGTAG
- a CDS encoding sensor domain-containing protein: protein MAVAAPVHALAALRRPRFLVTGWPWRSLGYLATSSAISMALSPVALMLGMPWLLVLVWLNEGRPGPLGLGVLGVAFGLLLVAAAGPLLSIPTAIVERWRLRLVDDRPARSGHRALAAPGLWAWLRTRYTEPATLV, encoded by the coding sequence ATGGCTGTTGCTGCTCCTGTCCATGCGCTGGCGGCGCTGCGCCGACCGCGTTTCCTGGTCACCGGCTGGCCGTGGCGGTCGCTGGGCTACCTGGCCACCAGCTCGGCGATCTCGATGGCGTTGTCACCCGTCGCGCTGATGCTGGGCATGCCCTGGTTGCTGGTGCTCGTCTGGCTGAACGAGGGGCGACCCGGACCGCTCGGGCTGGGCGTGCTCGGGGTCGCCTTCGGGCTGCTGCTGGTCGCCGCGGCCGGCCCGCTGCTGTCGATCCCGACCGCGATCGTCGAACGGTGGCGGCTGCGGCTGGTGGACGACCGGCCGGCCCGCTCCGGCCACCGCGCTCTGGCCGCGCCCGGCCTGTGGGCCTGGCTGCGCACCCGGTACACCGAACCCGCCACCCTGGTATGA
- a CDS encoding sensor histidine kinase, protein MLLVTVAPVLAGLVGLLLLMTVVLLASPALVWLTDGPVSLGTTEVTTVAGTWPYVVGGVIALPLLGYLAAGVAGVHGLVARALLTGGADAGLRHELVEVTQSRARIVDAFEAERRRIERDLHDGAQQRLVGLTLQLGLAKLDLPPDTPAAESVASAHEQAKHLMVELRELIRGIYPKELADLGLPAALDAVADGAPIPVTIATTLPSRPPRPVEEAAYFTVTEALSNVIKHSGAGRAEVSVRLAAGLLSVEVTDHGNGGADPSRGTGLTGLADRAATLGGRMFLASPVGGPTTIRAEFPCPPSLG, encoded by the coding sequence GTGCTGCTGGTCACCGTGGCGCCGGTGCTGGCCGGGCTGGTCGGTCTGCTACTGCTGATGACGGTGGTGCTGCTGGCCAGCCCGGCGCTGGTGTGGCTGACCGACGGCCCGGTGAGCCTCGGCACCACCGAGGTCACCACGGTGGCCGGCACCTGGCCGTACGTCGTGGGTGGGGTGATAGCGCTGCCGCTGCTCGGCTACCTCGCGGCCGGGGTCGCCGGCGTGCATGGCCTGGTCGCCCGGGCCCTGCTCACCGGCGGCGCCGACGCCGGCCTGCGCCACGAACTGGTCGAGGTGACCCAGTCCCGGGCCCGGATCGTGGATGCCTTCGAGGCCGAACGGCGCCGCATCGAGCGGGACCTCCACGATGGCGCCCAGCAGCGGCTGGTGGGGCTCACGCTGCAGCTCGGACTGGCCAAGCTGGACCTACCCCCCGACACCCCCGCCGCCGAGTCGGTGGCGAGCGCCCATGAACAGGCGAAACACCTGATGGTCGAGCTGCGGGAGCTGATCCGCGGAATCTACCCGAAGGAGCTGGCCGACCTAGGCCTGCCGGCGGCGCTGGACGCGGTCGCCGACGGCGCGCCGATCCCGGTGACGATCGCCACCACGCTGCCCAGCCGGCCACCGCGCCCGGTGGAGGAGGCGGCCTACTTCACGGTCACCGAGGCGTTGAGCAACGTCATCAAGCACAGCGGGGCCGGTCGGGCCGAGGTCTCGGTGCGCCTGGCGGCCGGTCTGCTCTCTGTCGAGGTCACCGACCACGGCAACGGGGGCGCCGACCCGTCCCGCGGCACCGGCCTCACCGGCCTGGCCGACCGGGCCGCCACCCTCGGCGGCAGAATGTTCCTCGCCAGCCCGGTTGGCGGGCCGACCACCATTCGTGCGGAGTTCCCATGTCCACCATCACTCGGGTAG
- a CDS encoding response regulator gives MSTITRVVLAEDGVLLREGLAGLLARFGFAVVAAVGDGEALTAAVAEHRPDLVVTDIRMPPGFRDEGLRAAVALRRAYPGLAVVALSQYVEQSYAAELLDSADGRRVGYLLKDRVVEVEEFAVALRRVVDGGSVVDPDVVRQLLRARREPLSRLSAREREVLGLVAEGHSNAAIARALVVSEAAVGKHVGNILAKLDLPPTDDSNRRVLAVLAYLRGTDRADQRDGGNP, from the coding sequence ATGTCCACCATCACTCGGGTAGTCCTCGCCGAGGACGGCGTACTGCTGCGGGAGGGCCTGGCCGGCCTGCTCGCCCGGTTCGGCTTCGCCGTGGTCGCGGCGGTCGGCGACGGCGAGGCGCTCACCGCGGCCGTCGCCGAGCACCGGCCGGACCTGGTGGTGACCGATATCCGGATGCCGCCGGGCTTCCGGGACGAAGGGCTCCGCGCGGCGGTGGCGCTACGACGGGCGTACCCGGGCTTGGCGGTGGTGGCGCTGAGCCAGTACGTGGAGCAGAGCTACGCCGCCGAACTGCTCGACTCCGCAGATGGCCGGCGCGTCGGCTACCTGCTCAAGGACCGGGTGGTCGAGGTCGAGGAGTTCGCCGTGGCGCTGCGGCGGGTGGTCGACGGCGGATCGGTGGTCGACCCGGATGTGGTGCGGCAGCTGCTGCGGGCCCGGCGCGAGCCGCTGTCGCGGCTGTCGGCGCGGGAGCGGGAGGTGCTGGGATTGGTGGCCGAGGGCCACTCCAACGCCGCGATCGCCCGCGCCCTGGTGGTCTCCGAGGCGGCGGTGGGCAAGCACGTCGGCAACATCCTGGCCAAACTGGACCTGCCGCCGACCGACGACAGCAACCGGCGGGTGCTCGCGGTGCTCGCCTACCTGCGCGGCACCGACCGGGCCGACCAGCGCGACGGCGGCAATCCGTGA
- a CDS encoding AraC family transcriptional regulator, with amino-acid sequence MLEDLLHRARARGALMSRSLLSAPWALAFHDRPAVALEVVSGGDAWLRHPDAGTLGLAAGDLALISGGHPYVIADRPETPVQVEVFGPAECAAPGEPAAARGDRWRLDHRTYGTDPAAPIEVIRGAYRLAGDVGRWLLAGLPPVAVVRSAPATEPWVSLLRQALPVAAPGQQVVLDRLLDALFVVALQRWLGTDPTPRWTGALADPAVGRALAALHAEPARPWTVDQLAAAAGMSRSGFARRFRRLVGDTPLGYLTGWRMTLAADALDTGRSVTATAREVGYGDPYGFSAAFKRHHGLPPSRWSARSVPRR; translated from the coding sequence GTGCTCGAGGACCTGCTACACCGAGCCCGCGCCCGAGGGGCGCTGATGTCCCGGTCGCTGCTGTCTGCGCCGTGGGCGCTGGCGTTCCACGACCGGCCCGCGGTGGCGCTGGAGGTGGTCTCCGGCGGCGACGCGTGGCTGCGCCATCCGGACGCGGGCACGCTCGGGCTCGCGGCGGGGGACCTCGCCCTGATCAGCGGCGGCCACCCGTACGTGATCGCGGACCGGCCCGAGACGCCGGTGCAGGTGGAGGTCTTCGGTCCGGCAGAGTGCGCCGCCCCGGGCGAGCCGGCGGCGGCCCGCGGCGACCGGTGGCGGCTGGACCACCGCACCTACGGCACCGACCCGGCCGCCCCGATCGAGGTGATCCGCGGGGCCTACCGGTTGGCCGGGGATGTGGGTCGCTGGCTGCTGGCCGGGCTGCCGCCGGTGGCGGTGGTCCGGTCAGCGCCGGCGACCGAGCCGTGGGTGAGCCTGCTCCGTCAGGCGCTGCCGGTCGCCGCGCCTGGTCAGCAGGTGGTGCTCGACCGGTTGCTCGACGCCCTGTTCGTGGTCGCCCTGCAACGCTGGCTGGGCACCGATCCGACGCCTCGCTGGACCGGCGCCCTGGCCGACCCGGCGGTGGGTCGGGCGCTGGCGGCGCTGCACGCGGAGCCGGCTCGACCGTGGACAGTGGACCAACTCGCCGCGGCGGCGGGGATGTCCCGGTCGGGGTTCGCCCGGCGGTTCCGGCGGCTGGTCGGCGACACCCCGCTGGGCTACCTCACCGGGTGGCGGATGACGCTCGCCGCCGATGCGCTGGACACGGGTCGCTCGGTGACGGCGACCGCCCGCGAGGTGGGCTACGGCGACCCGTACGGGTTCTCCGCGGCGTTCAAACGGCATCACGGATTGCCGCCGTCGCGCTGGTCGGCCCGGTCGGTGCCGCGCAGGTAG
- a CDS encoding NAD(P)H-binding protein, with translation MTGPITVLGGTGKSGRRITDRLRRLGYDARPLGRTSTPRFEWTEPPTWRPALARSRAVYLVGAPYRLDATDLLTELVSTALDPATERLVLLSARGIEAAGPTALTAETAVRDSGRSWTVLRPAWFAQTFTEDFGAPGADDTIRLPLGDGAHPYVELADVAEVAVAALTSDEHHGRVYELSGQAPLTGSDVAAALTAAGGQPVSYAPIDRASFVATRVAEGISPAYAELLGDLMDLIARGWDAHLSTGVSDALGRPATAVLR, from the coding sequence ATGACTGGACCCATCACCGTGCTCGGCGGCACCGGCAAGTCCGGCCGCCGGATCACCGACCGACTCCGACGCCTCGGGTACGACGCCCGCCCGCTCGGGCGCACCAGCACCCCCCGATTCGAGTGGACCGAGCCACCGACCTGGCGGCCTGCGTTGGCGCGAAGCCGTGCGGTCTATCTCGTGGGCGCCCCCTACCGGCTCGACGCCACCGACCTGCTGACAGAGCTGGTAAGCACGGCGCTCGACCCGGCCACCGAACGCCTGGTGCTGCTCTCCGCCCGCGGCATCGAGGCGGCCGGTCCGACGGCCCTGACTGCCGAGACCGCGGTACGCGACAGTGGCCGCAGCTGGACCGTCCTGCGGCCAGCCTGGTTCGCGCAGACCTTCACAGAGGATTTCGGGGCCCCGGGCGCGGACGACACCATCCGGCTCCCGCTCGGCGACGGGGCCCACCCGTACGTCGAACTGGCCGACGTCGCCGAGGTGGCGGTGGCGGCGCTCACCAGTGACGAGCACCACGGCCGGGTCTACGAGCTCTCCGGCCAGGCGCCGCTCACCGGGAGCGACGTCGCCGCCGCCCTGACCGCGGCCGGCGGGCAGCCGGTCAGCTACGCCCCGATCGACCGCGCGTCCTTCGTGGCCACCCGCGTCGCCGAAGGGATCTCCCCTGCGTACGCGGAGCTGCTCGGGGACCTCATGGACCTGATCGCCCGCGGGTGGGACGCCCACCTATCCACCGGCGTCAGCGACGCGCTCGGGCGACCAGCCACCGCCGTGCTGCGCTGA
- the queD gene encoding 6-carboxytetrahydropterin synthase QueD, whose amino-acid sequence MEIFREFTFEAAHRLPNVPEDHRCARLHGHSFRVELHVAGEVDPATGWVMDFADIKKAFAPCQEKLDHHYLNEVPGLENPTSENLARWIWDRLIGSLPLSAVVVRETCTSGCVYRGEP is encoded by the coding sequence ATGGAGATCTTCCGCGAGTTTACGTTCGAGGCTGCGCACCGGTTGCCGAACGTTCCGGAAGACCATCGGTGCGCTCGGCTGCACGGTCACTCGTTCCGGGTCGAGCTCCATGTCGCTGGTGAGGTCGATCCAGCGACTGGCTGGGTCATGGATTTTGCGGATATCAAGAAGGCGTTCGCTCCGTGCCAGGAAAAGCTCGACCACCATTACCTCAACGAGGTGCCGGGCCTGGAGAATCCGACGAGCGAGAATCTCGCACGGTGGATATGGGATCGCCTCATCGGCTCGTTGCCGCTGTCCGCCGTCGTAGTACGGGAGACTTGTACATCGGGGTGTGTCTACCGTGGCGAGCCGTAG
- the queE gene encoding 7-carboxy-7-deazaguanine synthase, translating to MYRVKEIFYTLQGEGTHAGRPAVFCRFTSCNLWTGREADRHRAVCQFCDTDFVGTDGPGGGRFGSAAELAAAVFAAWAGLPHQGSRPYVVCTGGEPLLQLDAAAVDAMHAQGFEVAVETNGTRPAPAGVDWVCVSPKAGSELVLTSGDDLKLVYPQPGAEPERFEGLDFAHFLLQPMDGPDREANTRAAVDYCLLHPQWSLSLQTHKYLGIA from the coding sequence ATGTATCGCGTCAAGGAGATCTTCTACACCCTTCAAGGTGAGGGTACCCATGCCGGCCGGCCGGCGGTGTTCTGCCGGTTCACCAGCTGTAACCTGTGGACCGGCCGGGAGGCTGACCGGCATCGGGCGGTATGCCAGTTCTGCGACACCGACTTCGTCGGCACTGACGGGCCTGGGGGCGGTCGGTTCGGCTCCGCGGCCGAACTCGCCGCTGCGGTCTTCGCGGCGTGGGCCGGGCTTCCGCATCAGGGCAGCCGGCCATACGTTGTGTGTACCGGCGGCGAGCCATTGCTGCAACTCGATGCCGCGGCGGTCGACGCGATGCATGCCCAGGGCTTCGAGGTGGCGGTCGAGACCAACGGCACCAGGCCAGCACCGGCCGGAGTCGACTGGGTCTGCGTCAGCCCGAAGGCCGGCTCCGAGCTCGTGCTGACCTCCGGCGACGACTTGAAGCTCGTCTACCCGCAGCCCGGCGCAGAGCCCGAACGTTTCGAGGGGCTCGACTTCGCCCACTTCTTACTACAACCGATGGATGGGCCGGATCGGGAGGCGAACACCCGCGCCGCGGTTGACTACTGCTTACTCCATCCACAATGGTCCTTGAGTCTGCAGACACACAAGTATTTGGGGATTGCCTGA
- the queC gene encoding 7-cyano-7-deazaguanine synthase QueC, with protein MNRRKAVILLSGGLDSATVLAMAVRDGFEPYTLTFRYGQRHSVELRAAARIAEAFGSVRHVVTDIDLRAFGGSALTDDSIAVPHPEVPGDSDAGIPVTYVPARNTVFLSFALAWAETLDATDIFIGVNALDYSGYPDCRPEFIAAYQAMANLATRASVEGRQRLTIHTPLIALTKAETIRRGLELGVEYSMTHSCYDPVGEQACGTCESCRLRARGFAELGLSDPVSPPGR; from the coding sequence GTGAATCGCCGAAAAGCTGTCATTCTGCTCAGTGGTGGCCTTGACTCCGCCACCGTGCTTGCGATGGCTGTTCGGGACGGATTCGAGCCGTATACGCTGACCTTCCGGTACGGGCAGCGGCACTCGGTTGAGCTGCGGGCTGCGGCGCGTATCGCTGAGGCGTTCGGATCGGTTCGACACGTGGTCACCGATATCGATCTGCGGGCCTTCGGGGGCTCGGCGCTGACCGACGATTCTATTGCTGTGCCACATCCGGAGGTGCCCGGTGACAGCGACGCCGGGATCCCGGTGACCTATGTGCCGGCCCGCAATACCGTGTTCCTCTCCTTCGCGTTGGCCTGGGCCGAGACGCTCGACGCCACGGACATTTTCATCGGCGTTAATGCGCTCGACTACAGCGGCTACCCGGACTGCCGTCCCGAGTTCATCGCGGCCTACCAGGCCATGGCAAATCTCGCGACCAGGGCAAGTGTCGAGGGCCGCCAGCGGCTGACCATCCACACGCCACTCATCGCGCTGACGAAGGCGGAGACCATCCGCCGGGGCCTCGAACTCGGTGTCGAATACAGCATGACGCATAGCTGCTATGACCCGGTCGGTGAGCAGGCATGCGGTACGTGCGAGTCCTGCCGGCTGCGAGCCCGGGGGTTCGCCGAGCTCGGCCTCTCCGACCCAGTGTCGCCGCCGGGACGGTAA
- the queF gene encoding preQ(1) synthase yields MALTKLGQAGVSPDRSLETFPIDDRSQEITIDCREFTCRCPVTGQPDWATIRINYRPGSRGVETKSLKLYLETFRDEGIFHEHLATRMRDDLVAALDPAYLKVTVDFNVRGGIALAASSEYDPEETA; encoded by the coding sequence ATGGCGCTGACGAAGCTAGGCCAGGCGGGGGTGTCGCCTGACCGCTCCCTCGAGACGTTTCCGATCGATGACCGCTCGCAGGAGATCACGATCGATTGTCGCGAGTTCACCTGTCGTTGCCCCGTGACCGGCCAGCCGGACTGGGCGACGATCCGGATCAATTACCGTCCGGGGAGCCGTGGCGTCGAGACCAAGAGCCTCAAGCTCTACCTTGAGACCTTTCGTGACGAGGGAATCTTCCACGAACATCTCGCGACTCGCATGCGTGATGACCTGGTGGCCGCCTTAGATCCGGCATATCTTAAGGTAACGGTCGATTTCAACGTTCGCGGCGGGATCGCGCTGGCAGCCTCAAGTGAGTACGACCCGGAGGAAACAGCGTGA
- a CDS encoding IS3 family transposase (programmed frameshift), translating to MTMSNADLEPRAERPKRRVFTNEYKLAIVAEYDALTESGARGALLRREGLYHSHLIEWRKARDAGALSGPTPRPGRKPQRSREQVELERLRRDNERMAAELARTKAALDVGGKSTRALGDALRERGADARKQVEQVIEEAFVELAPVTGIKQACRLLGKPRSSHYRRLRPVPAGQARPPRPAPPNALSRAERDQVAAVLHSERFADKSPAQVWATLLDEGVYLCSESTMYRILRERGEVRERRRQAQHPPRVRPELVAHGPNEIWSWDITKLHGPHRGVYYDLYVMIDIYSRYVVGWQVAARESGELAEEFIAEAIARIGVAPRAVHADRGTAMTSKPVAALLADLNIDRSHSRPKVSNDNPFSEAQFKTLKHCPAFPGRFGSIADARAFCAEFFTYYNHDHRHRGIGLHTPASVHFGTVEKIREERAKVLDAAYAANPDRFRSRPTPPTIPGAAWINEPPATTQTS from the exons ATGACCATGAGTAATGCCGATCTGGAGCCGCGGGCTGAGCGTCCCAAGCGCAGGGTGTTCACCAACGAGTACAAGCTGGCGATCGTGGCTGAGTACGACGCGCTGACCGAGTCGGGTGCCCGCGGGGCACTGCTACGCCGCGAGGGCCTGTACCACTCCCATCTGATCGAGTGGCGCAAAGCGCGCGATGCCGGTGCGTTGTCCGGGCCGACGCCGAGGCCGGGACGCAAGCCCCAGCGCAGCCGGGAGCAGGTCGAACTGGAGCGGCTACGCCGTGACAACGAACGAATGGCCGCGGAGCTGGCGCGTACCAAAGCCGCGCTTGACGTGG GTGGGAAAAGCACACGCGCTCTTGGGGATGCTCTCCGAGAGCGCGGAGCCGACGCGCGAAAACAGGTCGAGCAGGTGATCGAGGAAGCGTTTGTCGAGTTGGCGCCGGTCACCGGGATCAAGCAGGCATGTCGGCTGTTGGGTAAGCCGCGTTCCAGCCACTACCGCAGGTTACGGCCGGTGCCAGCGGGTCAGGCCCGGCCGCCGCGGCCGGCTCCGCCCAACGCGTTGAGCCGCGCTGAGCGGGATCAGGTGGCTGCGGTGCTGCATTCGGAGCGGTTCGCCGACAAGTCCCCGGCGCAGGTGTGGGCCACCCTGCTCGACGAGGGTGTCTACCTGTGTTCCGAGTCGACCATGTACCGCATCCTGCGGGAACGCGGCGAGGTGCGGGAGCGGCGCCGCCAGGCCCAGCACCCGCCCAGGGTGCGCCCGGAGCTGGTCGCCCACGGGCCCAACGAAATTTGGTCCTGGGATATCACGAAGTTGCATGGTCCGCATCGGGGTGTGTACTACGACCTGTACGTCATGATCGACATCTACTCCAGGTATGTGGTCGGGTGGCAGGTCGCCGCCCGCGAGTCCGGTGAGCTGGCTGAAGAGTTCATCGCCGAGGCGATCGCCCGCATCGGTGTCGCGCCCAGGGCGGTGCACGCTGACCGTGGCACTGCCATGACCAGCAAACCGGTCGCCGCGCTGCTGGCCGACCTGAACATTGACCGTAGCCACTCCCGACCGAAGGTGTCGAACGACAATCCGTTTTCGGAGGCGCAGTTCAAGACTCTCAAGCATTGTCCGGCGTTCCCCGGCCGGTTTGGATCCATCGCTGACGCCCGCGCGTTCTGCGCCGAGTTTTTCACCTACTACAACCATGATCATCGACACCGCGGGATCGGGCTGCATACCCCCGCGTCGGTCCACTTCGGCACTGTCGAGAAGATCCGCGAGGAACGGGCCAAGGTCCTCGACGCCGCCTACGCCGCCAACCCGGACCGGTTCCGTAGCCGACCCACGCCACCGACCATCCCCGGAGCGGCATGGATCAACGAACCACCAGCGACCACACAGACATCGTGA